One genomic region from Amia ocellicauda isolate fAmiCal2 chromosome 4, fAmiCal2.hap1, whole genome shotgun sequence encodes:
- the adamtsl5 gene encoding ADAMTS-like protein 5: MSLPATRRLSQCAALTFITLLVCPVCLSSRHGSLGNPSTLPGRARRQLRYVNEWSSWSGWSACSRTCGGGASVRSRTCITRNPLGGPCSGEPRQYKICNSKECAAGSVEFRELQCAAFNDRPILGGGTYKWTPFHGGSNPCELSCLAVGNNFYYNFGRVLDGTPCQTEPGGVCVNGRCLKPGCDLILGSEQKEDACMVCGGHNSTCLHHHSVYQSHSQIAGPFGYNEVTMIPAGATHIRVTDNSKNYLALQNGHAQFIINGNWKINVPGEYRVAGTKLLYKRSADLWESFEAMGPTQEDLHIMVLSTDRNSGIEYEYWLPPDRYALYHGRKSPLRQPHHTDSFPPWQPPTTTPTVTTTTTSTTPTTTTTTRPPPIGSRPLWVPAGPRPGHPPHQPQARLERDENRSNLLPHPPRAGHCGKCRRVRGKGERQKQYCQKDFVFRGKVLGKQDRGEETRYDVQIIHTYRNRFRLEHREFLWVPNACDCPSLDVGHHYIMMARRHVNYERTLNRILLEADSYVRPYRTREDMLLRPLEEKCSNQGPKEPSELRG, encoded by the exons ATGTCACTGCCAGCTACCAG GAGGCTGTCTCAATGCGCAGCTCTGACCTTCATCACTCTGCTGGTCTGCCCAGTTTGCCTGTCCTCCCGGCAC GGCTCTCTGGGAAATCCATCCACCCTCCCAGGCCGCGCCCGTCGTCAGCTGCGCTACGTGAACGAGTGGAGCTCCTGGAGCGGCTGGTCTGCCTGCTCACGCACCTGCGGAGGGGGCGCCTCTGTCCGCAGTCGCACCTGCATTACCAG GAACCCACTTGGGGGGCCATGTTCGGGGGAACCCAGGCAGTACAAAATCTGCAATAGCAAG GAGTGTGCAGCGGGGTCGGTGGAGTTTCGGGAGCTGCAGTGCGCTGCCTTCAATGACAGGCCCATTCTGGGTGGAGGCACGTACAAGTGGACACCGTTTCATGGAG GTTCCAACCCCTGTGAGCTGAGCTGCCTGGCAGTTGGGAACAATTTCTACTATAACTTTGGGCGAGTTCTGGATGGAACACCTTGCCAGACAGAGCCCGGCGGAGTCTGTGTCAATGGACGCTGTTTG AAACCTGGCTGTGACCTCATCCTGGgctcagagcagaaggaagatGCCTGTATGGTGTGCGGGGGCCACAATTCCACCTGCCTGCACCACCACAGTGTGTACCAGAGCCACAGCCAGATTGCCG GCCCATTCGGATACAATGAGGTGACTATGATTCCTGCAGGGGCCACTCACATCCGAGTCACCGACAACAGCAAGAACTACCTGG CACTGCAGAACGGGCACGCCCAGTTCATCATCAACGGCAACTGGAAGATCAACGTACCTGGGGAGTACAGGGTGGCTGGGACCAAGCTACTGTACAAGCGCTCTGCAGACCTGTGGGAGAGCTTTGAGGCCATGGGGCCCACCCAGGAGGACCTGCACATCATG gtgttgtCCACTGATAGGAATTCTGGGATTGAATATGAGTACTGGTTGCCCCCTGATCGCTACGCCCTGTACCACGGGAGGAAGAGCCCACTGCGGCAGCCACACCACACGGACAGTTTTCCACCATGGCAACCACCCACCACCACGCCTACTGTCACAACAACCACCACCTCCACAAccccaaccaccaccaccacgacCAGGCCACCGCCCATTGGCTCCCGCCCACTGTGGG TCCCTGCAGGGCCCAGGCCAGgacaccccccccaccagccCCAGGCCCGGCTGGAGAGAGACGAGAACCGCAGCAACCTGCTCCCGCACCCGCCGCGCGCAG GGCATTGTGGGAAGTGCAGGAGAGTGCGGGGCAAAGGAGAACGCCAAAAACAGTACTGCCAAAAGGACTTCG TGTTCCGGGGAAAGGTCCTGGGGAAGCAGGACCGCGGGGAGGAGACACGCTACGACGTGCAGATCATCCACACGTACCGCAACCGTTTCCGCCTGGAGCACCGCGAGTTCCTGTGGGTGCCCAACGCGTGCGACTGCCCATCGTTGGACGTGGGGCACCACTACATCATGATGGCCCGGCGCCACGTCAACTATGAGCGGACACTCAACCGTATCCTGCTGGAGGCCGACAGCTACGTCCGCCCCTACCGCACCCGTGAGGACATGCTGCTGCGCCCCCTAGAGGAGAAGTGCAGTAACCAGGGACCCAAAGAGCCCTCCGAGCTGAGAGGCTAG